One genomic window of Plasmodium coatneyi strain Hackeri chromosome 12, complete sequence includes the following:
- a CDS encoding KIR-like protein — protein MSTENCWWEGSSQSRYKELKEKALNNNECKGCSVTRKSALEAAVQKYPSVEKEVPKIMNAWCYVHTAGQGDKSTYCNLFYYWLGEILFRELKSDASVRREVMKNIYEKLQIWKNIDNCTKTFPNVTPEEFGRLRALYYYTQDYNELERRIRTEGEPCGEEYRNFLKEANDTYRDRDWNNRCKGPNNRGSEYCTKIQEILRNADRTLKDPSEILSELKGRLTPLESEKLKDATVETSSDQGKEETNTRRNSTSSTTKTAPEGTTSEGTTSEGTTSEGTTPSAPEPEGIKPAETATPAPVEKFPAKAPESSLNGRGDSSSHHNGAKPPFLEPEVQTTQLAVTETWTSEQSSNTAVDLSIDVTEGITIPTTPILFATWVVTVFISIALLLCKYTSLFRGKKKKSPKSKRRKRRSTIEDELNTSLACSDSATEYSKEGSSIVSSTTVDDSAAEDHSMENDVMEDDSCSSLYSTSS, from the exons atgtcaacg GAAAACTGCTGGTGGGAGGGAAGCTCCCAATCCCGATATAAAGAACTTAAGGAGAAAGCACTgaataataatgaatgtaaaGGTTGCAGCGTCACAAGAAAAAGCGCTTTAGAGGCTGCAGTGCAAAAATATCCTTCAGTGGAGAAAGAAGTACCGAAAATTATGAATGCCTGGTGTTATGTACATACAGCAGGACAGGGGGACAAATCTACATACTGTAACCTCTTTTACTACTGGCTAGGGGAAATACTATTCCGTGAATTGAAGAGCGATGCATCCGTCCGACGGGAagttatgaaaaatatttatgagAAGTTACAgatatggaaaaatatagacaATTGCACAAAGACCTTCCCAAATGTGACGCCAGAGGAGTTCGGACGCCTAAGAGCTCTATACTACTATACACAGGACTACAATGAGCtggaaagaagaatacgTACGGAAGGTGAGCCATGTGGTGAAGAATACAGAAATTTCCTGAAGGAGGCTAATGATACCTATAGAGACAGAGACTGGAACAACAGGTGTAAGGGCCCGAACAATCGTGGAAGCGAGTACTGTACCAAAATTCAAGAGATATTACGTAACGCTGATAGGACACTTAAAGACCCATCAGAAATATTATCCGAGTTGAAAGGTAGGCTGACTCCtttagaaagtgaaaaactgAAGGATGCAACCGTAGAAACATCCTCAGAtcaagggaaagaagaaacaaatacaAGGAG AAACAGCACCTCCAGTACAACCA AAACAGCACctgaaggaacaacatccgaaggaacaacatctgaaggaacaacatcTGAAGGAACAACCCCATCAGCACCAGAACCTGAAGGAATAAAACCTGCTGAAACGGCCACTCCAGCTCCTGTAGAAAAATTCCCAGCCAAAGCACCAGAGAGCAGCCTCAATGGTAGGGGTGATTCCAGCAGCCACCACAATGGTGCAAAACCTCCCTTTTTGGAACCGGAAGTCCAAACAACACAACTCGCAGTAACGGAAACTTGGACATCTGAACAAAGTAGTAACACTGCTGTAGATCTAAGCATAGATGTAACGGAGGGCATAACTATCCCAACCACTCCTATTTTATTTGCTACATGGGTTGTGACAGTATTTATCTCCATTGCCCTTCTCCTGTGCAAG tacacttctttattccgtggaaagaagaagaagtcccctaaaagtaaaagaagaaagagaagatctACCATCGAAGATGAATTGAACACATCATTAGCGTGCAGTGATTCagcaacagaatattccaaaGAAGGCAGCTCCATAGTGTCTTCCACAACAGTGGACGACTCCGCAGCAGAGGACCATTCAATGGAGAATGATGTTATGGAGGATGATTCTTGCTCTTCTTTATACAGTACATCATcataa
- a CDS encoding Phosphatidylinositol transfer protein, producing the protein MKLIEFRLTMPFSVEEYNICQRYLLARVTQEDTYNTMHGEGRNKRRDVRKIVLFKKGTLDGEHGEAVDYTFKRMNVVNKVPKWLQNFVHPNYCLIDETYWNSTPNLKIVYEAKGFPKARVQVDSTHHLGYNTEENPFNIPEELLTQRKIILIDIVNDELAAGDYKAEEDPTLFYSEKAKRGKLEKNWIENSKVIITCYKLFTIDIPYFGILCSKLENWIVTQIKNNLLKYHRKALCWIDEWYNLTEQRIYMFEQEMQQRLENFWKEVGLDVENDSTLAVQFMAKQQTRSAFEKYLEEKNSEDKSAKEGKGGLRKEGGSKVVGGSKEEGKKRNRSEGKRKEKKESGGEEVKEGSMEEGSKKSAKSEEKKKKKKKSKKKGDEMKEQEVKEEVKEFVEEEAFAEVENEAQKNITLGTPGDVKIRRRVLREVHKMDEDILITEECMFQNGHAVLYNDADVILRSFNVLNNAMEENQMVDHFAQNVENIYNYRTDMRRNDSDTSLSFFYVISVLSFFLFSTFMCACAFVYYEYWNHSCFHQGNVYKFSMNAPGSIN; encoded by the exons ATGAAGTTAATCGAGTTTAGATTGACTATGCCTTTTAGCGTGGAGGAGTACAATATCTGCCAGAGATATCTACTGGCAAGAGTGACACAGGAGGATACGTACAATACCATGCACggagagggaaggaataaaagaagggatgtaagaaaaatagtattatttaaaaaaggcacaTTGGATGGTGAACATGGGGAAGCAGTAGATTACACatttaaaagaatgaatgttGTGAATAAAGTCCCAAAATggttacaaaattttgtgcaCCCAAACTATTGCCTTATAGATGAAACGTATTGGAATAGTACCCCTAATTTAAAGATTGTATACGAAGCAAAGGGGTTCCCAAAAGCACGAGTACAGGTAGATTCAACGCATCATCTAGGTTATAACACAGAGGAAAATCCTTTTAACATTCCAGAGGAATTATTGacacagagaaaaattaTCCTCATCGATATAGTAAATGATGAACTGGCTGCGGGGGATTACAAAGCTGAAGAAGATCCAACCCTTTTCTACagtgaaaaggcaaaaagaggaaaactagaaaaaaattggattGAAAATAGCAAAGTCATTATAACATGTTATAAATTGTTTACTATTGATATCCCTTACTTTGGTATTTTGTGTTCTAAATTAGAAAATTGGATCGTTACTCAAATTAAAAACAACTTGTTGAAATATCATCGTAAGGCACTATGCTGGATTGATGAATGGTATAATTTAACCGAACAACGGATCTATATGTTCGAACAAGAAATGCAACAAAGGttagaaaatttttggaaagaaGTTGGACTCGATGTAGAAAATGATTCAACCCTGGCTGTACAGTTTATGGCCAAACAACAAACTCGTAGtgcatttgaaaaatat ttagaagaaaaaaactcgGAGGACAAATCAgcgaaggaagggaaaggtggtttaaggaaggaaggagggtcgaaggtggtaggtgggtctaaggaggaaggaaaaaaaagaaacaggagtgaaggaaaaaggaaagaaaaaaaggaaagtggaggcgaagaagtaaaggaagggtctatggaggaaggaagtaagaaGAGCGCCAAGtcggaagagaagaagaagaagaaaaagaagagtaaaaaaaaaggggatgaaATGAAGGAgcaagaagtaaaggaagaagtgaaggaattCGTCGAAGAGGAAGCTTTCGCGGAGGTTGAAAATGAagcacagaaaaatataacgcTCGGTACACCTGGTGATGTCAAAATTAGAAGGCGAGTTTTGAGGGAAGTGCATAAAATGGACGAAGATATTCTCATAACGGAGGAGTGCATGTTCCAGAACGGACACGCAGTGCTATATAACGATGCGGACGTCATTTTGCGCTCGTTTAACGTTCTTAACAATGCCATGGAAGAAAATCAAATGGTGGATCATTTCGCACAGAacgtggaaaatatatacaattacAGAACGGACATGAGGCGCAATGATAGTGACAcgtccctttcctttttttatgtcatcTCCGTGCTATCCTTT TTCCTCTTCTCTACCTTCATGTGCGCATGTGCTTTCGTGTACTATGAGTACTGGAATCACTCCTGCTTCCACCAAGGCAATGTGTACAAGTTTTCTATGAACGCCCCAGGGAGCATTAATTAA